One window of Dendropsophus ebraccatus isolate aDenEbr1 chromosome 13, aDenEbr1.pat, whole genome shotgun sequence genomic DNA carries:
- the LOC138771031 gene encoding serine protease inhibitor A6-like codes for MWPPLLLLFLVSMTIASKESKLKEDHSGGPWKGDSLSESSMRFAISLYKLVSSKTAQAPPNFFMSPISIYTNLAMMALGARSLTREQILEAMCLSDSQSTKVLKENFRTFLANLRTQEEKAEFVISNWFFPETSITVLPKYKQDVANYYNASIQSIDYKDPKKAEEEINELVSGQTDGKMEDVVSGLDDQTQMVVLDYASFTAKWDSPFSRRDTRRGHFKVNQQKTAEVPMMHRLGQYRICQDHDFLFVEIPFTKQIALLLLMPRNDVLTEAEHKISARLIRYYIAKAKTSMLDLYIPTISLEQEVNVEFGLLHMGITQVFSHTADFSRISNDTVLRVSRIYHKTLVKIDEDRTESSGAEGVQAVTLCKDSAVHIDQPFFALVYNKEVDTVLLIGRVMDPSV; via the exons ATGTGGCCGCCTCTGCTCCTCTTGTTCTTGGTCTCCATGACCATCGCCTCCAAAGAAAGCAAACTGAAGGAAGATCATTCCGGAGGTCCGTGGAAAGGCGACAGCTTATCCGAGTCCAGTATGCGCTTCGCCATCTCACTTTATAAACTTGTGTCTTCCAAGACGGCACAAGCCCCACCCAACTTCTTCATGTCACCGATCAGTATCTACACCAACCTGGCCATGATGGCTCTCGGGGCGAGATCCTTGACTCGTGAGCAGATCCTGGAGGCCATGTGTCTAAGTGACAGCCAAAGTACCAAGGTCCTGAAGGAAAACTTTAGGACCTTCCTCGCAAATTTAAGAACACAAGAAGAAAAGGCAGAATTCGTCATTTCAAACTGGTTCTTTCCAGAAACTTCGATAACAGTTTTACCAAAATACAAGCAGGACGTGGCCAACTACTACAACGCCTCCATCCAGAGCATTGACTACAAAGACCCGAAGAAAGCCGAAGAAGAGATCAACGAGCTGGTCAGCGGCCAAACAGATGGCAAGATGGAGGACGTGGTCAGCGGCCTGGATGACCAGACACAGATGGTTGTGCTGGACTATGCCAGCTTTACTG CAAAATGGGATAGCCCCTTCAGCCGCCGGGACACGCGTCGCGGTCACTTCAAGGTGAACCAGCAAAAGACGGCTGAGGTCCCCATGATGCATCGGTTGGGGCAGTACAGGATCTGCCAGGACCATGACTTTCTCTTTGTCGAGATCCCATTCACGAAACAGATTGCGCTGCTTCTTCTTATGCCAAGAAATGACGTCCTGACTGAGGCGGAACACAAGATATCTGCACGGCTGATACGGTATTATATAGCCAAGGCGAAAACAAG CATGCTGGATCTCTACATCCCCACCATATCCCTCGAACAGGAAGTCAATGTAGAGTTTGGTCTTCTCCACATGGGGATCACCCAAGTGTTCAGCCACACCGCAGATTTCTCTAGAATCTCCAATGACACCGTACTGAGAGTCTCCAGA ATTTACCACAAGACTCTGGTGAAGATTGATGAGGACAGGACAGAATCCAGTGGAGCTGAGGGGGTACAAGCTGTTACCCTCTGTAAGGATTCCGCGGTGCACATCGATCAGCCGTTCTTTGCTCTGGTTTACAACAAAGAAGTGGATACAGTTCTGTTAATCGGGAGAGTTATGGATCCGTCTGTGTAA